A stretch of DNA from Myxococcota bacterium:
GGCGGAAGCATGCTCTCTAATTCTAATATTTCATTCCGTAAGGCTTCGATATCTAATACAAGTTTATTTTTTTTAATTTGTTCGGCGGGGGAAAGGTTGGCGCCAAGGTAGCCATTAAGGGAAGCTTCCATTCCTTCCAACTGAGCCCGCATTGCTTGCAGACTTTTTTGGTCGCTGTTGGTTTCGTTGCCTGCGGCAATAAAGGCTGAAAATAGTAAGGTGCCTGCTAATAGAAATATTTTCGTCATTAATCGGCAATAGCACTGGGTGGTTCGGTGTCAACGGCTGAAAGGAGTGGTGGCGGTGAGATACCTGGTATGGGTCGGTAGGTCAGAATTCCGGTGGCCAGTAAAACATACCAGATTGCTAGCCTGGTAGGGCATCCATCTTCGGCAAATATTTGATTGTGATATTCTTCTTTCTCTGTTGCGTCTTCTTCGATAAGTTTTTGATATGTGGCCCATTGGTCTTCGGTGAGAGCACCGCGGGCGTGCTTTTGATTTAGCTGATTCAGTCTGATTTGGCTAAATTCTTTTTTTCTAAGCTTGCTTTCCGTGAGCTGGTCTCTTTCAGCTGCCTCCTCAGGCGTTAACGTGATTTGATTCCTAACCGCCTCGAGCTCCTTTAGTCGTGTGCTCACACGGGTCTTGGGCGCATGCGCCGCTAGAAGATCCAATATGAGCGAAATATTGAAGGTGGACGTAGCTAAATTTTTAGATTTTCCTCTTTGAAGCGAATCGACATAGGCTTGATGCGCTCGCTCATGCGCTTCCTGTGCTGCTTGATAAACTTTATCAATGATCGTTTGGGAGTTGTAATAACTGTTAAAAAGCACCGATACAGCCCAGGGGCCTTGAACGGGAGGTGCCAAGTGATCGAGGTAGTTTTCAGCTGAGTCGACGATGCCCAGTTCCACGCCAAGGGCTTGCATGTAACCGTTATACACGTGGACGTCGGTATAGTGGAACCCGTTGCCCCGCTCGTCATACACGATGGATTTTGGCATTAAGCTGGTGAATAATTGCGAGCGTAGATGGTGTAGTACTTTGATGAGTTCTGTATTGGCCGACTGTGGTTGATTGGGTACGAGAAGATTGAGGGCTAGACTGCTGTTATTGAGACGTCTGGTGCCGCAGAATTGATAGCCTTCTACCAGCAATCCAAGGGCGGCTCTTTTTAGATCAGTATCTTGGGCTTCATTGATTAATTGTGTTCGTAAGAGCCGCAACGTGTTTTCGAGGCGGTTATAGAAACTTTCGAATTCAGGTGTGCCCTGCGGCGGCGTGCCGATAACGGGTTGTCGTTGCTCAACACTGTCCAAAAAGGCGCTGATCGTTCCTATTATCTCGGCGCCAGTGAATGGCTCGAAACGTACATCTGGAAGTGGAAAAGTCTCATCTGGATTTGGAAATGCCGCCCTACAGATGGCATCAAATTGCTGCCTTACCTCGGCAAGGGGGGTGTCAAATCGTTCCACGGGTTCTGCGGCAGAGGGTGGTACCCGGAAAGCAAGGTCGAGGCTGATGGGAGAGATTAGCCTTTCAGGCGGATAAGACATATTTTGCAAATCAATCTTGGACAAAAAAATAGGTGTCATCCATCTCGCTTTTGGGGCTTCACTTAAGGCTAAGTATAAAAGATACGAAAAACCGAAATCGTTCTGATTCGTATTTTCGATGTGGCTTCTCAATAGTAATAATTTCTGAAAGTCGCTTTCAAACACTCCCCTGATTAACGGCAATTGAGTTGTTGTGCCAGTAATGGTGAGGGATAGATGAATATTAATCGCATAGTGGTTGTCCAAAAGAGCTTTGGTGATTTCAGCGTTAGCCGTAATTAGCGCCAGACCTATTAGTGTTTCATTAAGTGTTATGCGGTGTTCTATTAGTAGTTTTAAGATGAGGTGCGTATTTGCATTGTAATTAGCCAAAGCAAATTCTGCCATGCTTCGCCCTGCGTATTGAGGGTCGTTATCCGGAAATCTGATATTTGGATCCGCACCTCTTTTGATCAATTGGGCGAGCCATTCGCAATGTCCTTCTCTTAACAGATGTAGGGTAAGAGGCCAGCCCTCGTACCCTTGTGTTTGAGGGGGACAAGTAAGATCGAGCCTGACCGTCTCTAGTAGGTAATCTACTACCTCTTTTTTCTGATTTTTTATGCACTCCATTAAGACGGCTTTATTTGGGTTTTCTGCGTCCATATTGATGCCAACGCCGTAGAGTCGTTCTATTGAGTGCAAATCGCCTCTGATTGCAGCGTACTCCGCCATGTTTAGGCCAGCATAGGGATGTTTTGGTGGCAGCACGGTGTCGCTTTCGAGCATTAAATCTTCAGAAAATAGAGGAATCACCCAATCGACGCCTCCTTCAAATGCTGCCCAATCTATTAAACGAAGGCCTTGATAGCTTTCAAAGCTTTCGGGGAATTGGGTAGTGAGATCTGCGCCGCTCTCAGCCAATAGACGGACCATGTGCCCTTCGTTATGCCAGGCGTAATATTGGGCCAGCGTCCAGCCTGGATAAGTCTCGTGATCGATTGGAAATGTGCTATCGGGCCGACCGCCTTTTTGCAGAAAAATGCGGACAAGGTCATCTAGACTTTTTTCAGCCAGAAATGATAAATAATTTTGTCCGTCAGGAAGAACACCGTTTGCTTCGTTGGTAGCATCCAGCAACCTCGGGATAATGTCGATGTCGAGATCGGCAATTTCGACCGCATTGCTCATTGCGAGCTGCATGAGCGACTGTCCCGCAAGTTGTACTTTCGCGTCTGCCCCATAGTGTAAAAAATAATTCACGGTTTCCCACTCATGCTTAAGAGCGAGGTAAAGCACGATTGGCAGTTCTGGGTAACTAGGATGTGTAGAGGGCAACTGTGCATTGGGATTGACGTCTTCGATAAGCAGCTCGGCTGTGGCAGCCAGCATGCTTTGTCCAGAATCATCTTCTGATTTGTCTGCAAGAAATTGAAGCAGGGTCCAGCCAGCAAAGGGAGAGGGCGGAGATATCGGCTCTATGGGATTAAAATAAGCCCCACGGCTGACAAGGTGCTCGAGAACAGTAAATTTTGACTGCGTAAACGCATATTGGGCCAATGTTAGGCCGCCATATTCTTCATCATTTTCCGGAAGGCACAAGTTCGGGTCTTCATCTACGGCAAGAAGTGAAAAAGCGGCGATCCGGGCGTGTTTTATTAACTCGCGAAGAGATGCGTTGATATTTGTATGTTTGTGTGTGACGCCTAATTTTTGATTGAAATCCAGTAAGACTTTGTAAATTTCGAAGACAACCCTGTGAGGCAGGTGGCTTAGAGCCGAATCATTGAACGCTGCGGTGATATGTTTTATCTCGTCGTCCAACTTCGAGTAGGGGGTTGTTTCCAGGTGCTTCTTAAGCTCGATAGGATTGATAAATATGGATCGGGTGCTTTCTGCTGCGGTTTGCCTTACCTCTAAAGCTTGCTGAGTTCGCAGAAGGATGTCTTTTAGTGTTTTGAGCGAAGCTTGCTGCTTTTTGGCTCTGAGCCGCTGGACCCATTGGGTTCGTTGTTGATAATCCTCTGTCAATGAACGATGCAGGTTGGTCAAGGCTCGGTGCGTATGCTCTAGCGATGAGCGGGTTAGGTTATGCACAACCGCGTGATCTAGTTGGCTTGAAAGTCTCTCCAGCGCTAAGGGCAAGTCTTTAAATCGGATACTCGCTAAGCCTTCAACTAATTCCACCGGATTGACCGAGTGATGCACGGTAAGATCCAACTCTTCCCATTGTGTGCGGGGGGCAGCATTCGGAGACTCAGCTTGCGGCGGAGGATTGAGGGCGCCGATACGATCCATGAATTTCAATATACCTGAAATATTTTTTAAGGTATCTGAATAGGGTGATTTATACTGCTTTTAACGTTTTCTTCGGGCATTCTCGCGCGTGCTTTTGGATATCGAGCTGTTGAAAGAAGTAATCGAGAGCGACCCCCGTCCTTGGCGGGAAGATGACATTCGAATCGAGCGGCTTAGAGCTTTATTCGGCCGGGAAATTGCCAGTAAGCTACTTGCTGGAACAATTCAGGATTAAGCAGCTAGGCACCCTGGTTTAAGGCTCATGAAGCCAAGCCAACTCCCCTTTTTTCTCTTTGCTCTTATATCTTTGTCTGCGGTCGCTGATTTTGATAAAAAACCCATTCAGCTGAAGCAGATCCTGGAACGCTGCTTGCGTACAGAGGGAGGCAAATTGGTTAAAGTCGAAAAGCATGGCTGTGGCTATTCGTTAGATTTGTCACAAGGCGTTGGAGATCCTGCTCATGGTTTTCAGGTTGCTGCCGTCAATGTTAATTGGGATTACGCGTTCCTGATTAGAATGCGTTACGATCACGATTTCAGTAAACATATCTTTTACGATATCGTTGATACCAATGGCCAACTTTTTTACTCGCAATCATTTTTAGTTGACGAGATCATAGGATTTTTTGATGGCCTAGGGGCTGCTATGGGTGTGGATATCCCCGGGTTTAAACCGGTGGGGATGCGCGCTGGCGTTGAAGATTAGCTAGCCTTTGCACTCTATTGACCTAAGTTTTAGGTTCCATATAAGTGTATTGATGAAGTTGTTTATTTTGCTGTTTTTATGCACATTGTCAATCGATGCTGCTGCACAACAGGTGCTCCTCAAACGAGGCCATGAAGCCTTGACCCTTCCGGGAAGAAGAAAATTGCCAAGGTTAGTGAAGCCTGAAACCGCGCCTGCTTACGAATATGTGCCGGTCAGTCTGTTGGCTGAAGATAATACAAAATCAAAAGTGAAGAATTTCGATTTGCGTGAATTCGATCGTTTGGAACAGGCAATTAACGCTGGCGAGTATTTATCGATTCAGGAGCGATGGCGCCATTTGGGATTGCTGGTCCAGTATGAACGTTTAGAAAAACAGTTTGACCCAAGCTCTTTAGAATATAGCACTGGCCGGGTGAAGACTTTTCCCCAAAAGGTTCCTGGCATCAGATCTTTTGGTTGCTGCATTTCCACACCAGCTGCTGAAGTTAGCCAGGATAGATTTGAAAATCTTGACGCAGCGCAAGGGGGTGATGATGGAATCCCTGAACGTAAATGGCGCATAGCGATGGCTGTAGCACATGGTATTTTGGATTTGAGCGACGTTAAAGGTGGACATATTTTAATCCAAGAATTTATTGCCAAGATTGATGAAGACATTCGTGAAGGGATCGAAGTTCTGCAGCTTTCCGGCTGTGATCTGACCGAATTGCCCGATGTTAGCCCTTTGTCCAACCTTAAAAGAATTAATTTGTCGAATAACAATATAGCAACACGACCCGTGCATGGTCTTCCTATACGAGTGGACGTTGTAGGCGCCGATCATTTAAGGGCGACTTTGGCGCATCTTGAAAATATTGAAAATATCTATTTGGCGCCCATTGGCACGCTGCCGCACCGCGTTGATGTGGGTCAGGCTGATATATTTATGCTCCAGGGGGATGCAATTGATATTCTCTTTAAAATTAATAAGCTGTTCCGCTTGGCTCAATCTGGATTGCCGGTGGTGGTTTTTTCTGACAACGCACCAAATTTGTTGTTCATCGTAGGCGTTTTTTTGATGGATCAAAAAAAATATTCAGCACAGCAAGCGACAGACGCGCTGGTTTCTAAGGTGGAGACCAGAGATAGCGACAGGGAAACGTTGCTGGACTGTCTTCAGCGATGGTCACGCAAGAAAGCCGCGGCCCCGCCCCATTGACGCTATTTTTTAAGATTGAGATAAACTATACAGATGATTCCAACCGTTTTTCTTATTTTAACCATATTTTCAATCCACGCGATTGCCCAACAAGTGCTTGCACCGGGGCGAAGTCGTATAAGTTTTCAACACGTTAACCCCGATAACGCGCCCCCTGTAGAGTACGCGCCGGCTAATCCTTTGGCTGAACACAAAGCCTTTGCTCGACTCGAGGCGTTTGATTGGGTCGAGTTTTATCGTTTAGATGAGGCTGTAAATTCGGGCCGGTATTTAACGGTTGAGGAACGATGGCGTTATCGAATTCTATTGGTTCAATTTAAACGCTTAGAGACGCAATTCGACTTAACCTCCTATGAATCCGATCAGAAACCAGCGAAGAGTTTTCATGCAGACGTTCCTGGCGTGAGGACCCTTGGTTGCGGCTCATCAAAGCAGGCTGCTGAGTCTGCTGCGCCAACTCAAACGGTTCCCAATCCTTTGACGGGCCCGCCTCGGGCCCTTGATAATTTACTGGCTTTGGCGGATCCGCTTGCTGACAGAGCTAAATTAAAAGGATTTCTAAGTCGACTGCCGGATTATGAAAGAAAATTATTCGAGGCACTCATCGATCGGGCTTATGCCAGCCGAATTTTTGATTTAAGCCGTATTAAGCTAGCGTCTCTAAACCTTGGCCAGGAGCCATCGGCTTGGCTGGAGAGGCTTTTCAACAACTTTCCCGCTGATTTAGCAAGCCAAATTACTGCGCTGAATTTGGCAGGATGCGGTCTCGAGTTTTTACCTGGCATTTATATGCTAACCGCTTTGGAGAAAATAGACTTATCAAGAAATCTTCTGAAACATTATCCGTTTGGCTATCACCAACGTTTAGGCATTAGAGCGACATATATATCTCATGATACAGTATTAATCCTGAGCGGAAATCCTTTTGGCAACGAACCCCCCTCTGTGCGCGGCCTCGACTTTTCGGTTCGCGTGATTTTAGATCAGCATGATGTCATCCAGTCTGCTATCGGGGAGGAATATCGTAACCAGGCCATCCTTGCTCAAAGGCACATTGCTCACAAGTTTGAATTGACGAAAGACAGCGCCGGAGACGAGGGGGCGGCTGTACCTTAATAAAACGGCCCGCCATTAGGGCGAGCCGCTCAATT
This window harbors:
- a CDS encoding ankyrin repeat domain-containing protein — protein: MDRIGALNPPPQAESPNAAPRTQWEELDLTVHHSVNPVELVEGLASIRFKDLPLALERLSSQLDHAVVHNLTRSSLEHTHRALTNLHRSLTEDYQQRTQWVQRLRAKKQQASLKTLKDILLRTQQALEVRQTAAESTRSIFINPIELKKHLETTPYSKLDDEIKHITAAFNDSALSHLPHRVVFEIYKVLLDFNQKLGVTHKHTNINASLRELIKHARIAAFSLLAVDEDPNLCLPENDEEYGGLTLAQYAFTQSKFTVLEHLVSRGAYFNPIEPISPPSPFAGWTLLQFLADKSEDDSGQSMLAATAELLIEDVNPNAQLPSTHPSYPELPIVLYLALKHEWETVNYFLHYGADAKVQLAGQSLMQLAMSNAVEIADLDIDIIPRLLDATNEANGVLPDGQNYLSFLAEKSLDDLVRIFLQKGGRPDSTFPIDHETYPGWTLAQYYAWHNEGHMVRLLAESGADLTTQFPESFESYQGLRLIDWAAFEGGVDWVIPLFSEDLMLESDTVLPPKHPYAGLNMAEYAAIRGDLHSIERLYGVGINMDAENPNKAVLMECIKNQKKEVVDYLLETVRLDLTCPPQTQGYEGWPLTLHLLREGHCEWLAQLIKRGADPNIRFPDNDPQYAGRSMAEFALANYNANTHLILKLLIEHRITLNETLIGLALITANAEITKALLDNHYAINIHLSLTITGTTTQLPLIRGVFESDFQKLLLLRSHIENTNQNDFGFSYLLYLALSEAPKARWMTPIFLSKIDLQNMSYPPERLISPISLDLAFRVPPSAAEPVERFDTPLAEVRQQFDAICRAAFPNPDETFPLPDVRFEPFTGAEIIGTISAFLDSVEQRQPVIGTPPQGTPEFESFYNRLENTLRLLRTQLINEAQDTDLKRAALGLLVEGYQFCGTRRLNNSSLALNLLVPNQPQSANTELIKVLHHLRSQLFTSLMPKSIVYDERGNGFHYTDVHVYNGYMQALGVELGIVDSAENYLDHLAPPVQGPWAVSVLFNSYYNSQTIIDKVYQAAQEAHERAHQAYVDSLQRGKSKNLATSTFNISLILDLLAAHAPKTRVSTRLKELEAVRNQITLTPEEAAERDQLTESKLRKKEFSQIRLNQLNQKHARGALTEDQWATYQKLIEEDATEKEEYHNQIFAEDGCPTRLAIWYVLLATGILTYRPIPGISPPPLLSAVDTEPPSAIAD
- a CDS encoding leucine-rich repeat domain-containing protein gives rise to the protein MKLFILLFLCTLSIDAAAQQVLLKRGHEALTLPGRRKLPRLVKPETAPAYEYVPVSLLAEDNTKSKVKNFDLREFDRLEQAINAGEYLSIQERWRHLGLLVQYERLEKQFDPSSLEYSTGRVKTFPQKVPGIRSFGCCISTPAAEVSQDRFENLDAAQGGDDGIPERKWRIAMAVAHGILDLSDVKGGHILIQEFIAKIDEDIREGIEVLQLSGCDLTELPDVSPLSNLKRINLSNNNIATRPVHGLPIRVDVVGADHLRATLAHLENIENIYLAPIGTLPHRVDVGQADIFMLQGDAIDILFKINKLFRLAQSGLPVVVFSDNAPNLLFIVGVFLMDQKKYSAQQATDALVSKVETRDSDRETLLDCLQRWSRKKAAAPPH